One genomic segment of Lysobacter sp. 5GHs7-4 includes these proteins:
- a CDS encoding S9 family peptidase produces MRLVPNALTLSLAALLLAPSAHAQTPITLAQTMADPDWIGPPVEQAWWAWDGKRVQYQIKREGATVRDTWQQGADANAVAAKIDGAARADLDAAQPAYDAQRTRMAFVRNGDVFVRDLRSGALTQVTRSNEKESRPQWSGDGHLVFRVDNSWYQWRAGQGVSQAAQLKAENDPAKPPKADALRDYQLATIRTLKDDRDKREAAREQDEAWRRADGSRAPAPVYLGSDVEIADSALSPDGRWMLAVTQAKNGDAGQGGKMPKYVTESGYEEFEEVRTRVGRNAPLPQKLWLIDVAAGKVSELKYSNLPGIGEDPLAAMRKAAKQDPLKGDRAVRIETDGDGSGPAIRWSDDGRQVAVLVRAVDNKDRWLTTVDLAKAALVVRNRSSDPAWVGWNTTDFGWMPAAGNAAATLWWVSEQSGYAHLYLGEGNGAGRALTSGRWEVSSPTLSADGRGFYFLCNRKWPGDYEVCAVDRGGGAVREVTALDGVEDFTLSPDGQRLLLRYSSSYMPAQLAVIGSDGEGLSKLTDTRKPEFKNREWIQPEFVQVPSKHGAGTIWGKFYGPKNYEPGKKYPIVMFVHGAGYLQNVTARYPNYFREQMFHNLLVQQGYVVLDLDYRASAGLGRDWRTAIYRQMGHPELEDYLDGRDWLIEHKQGDGDRAGIYGGSYGGFMTFMALFREPGKFKAGAALRPVTDWSQYNHEYTSNILNTPELDPEAYKKSSPIEYAGGLQDHLLIAHGMIDDNVFFKDSVMLSQRLIELRKDKWELAPYPLERHGFTHPDSWYDEYRRIYELFERSLK; encoded by the coding sequence ATGCGCTTAGTTCCCAACGCCCTGACCCTGTCGCTGGCCGCGCTGCTTCTGGCCCCCAGCGCCCATGCCCAAACGCCGATCACGCTGGCCCAGACCATGGCCGACCCGGACTGGATCGGGCCGCCGGTCGAACAGGCCTGGTGGGCCTGGGACGGCAAGCGCGTGCAGTACCAAATCAAACGCGAAGGCGCGACGGTGCGCGACACCTGGCAACAGGGCGCCGATGCCAACGCGGTGGCCGCCAAGATCGACGGCGCCGCGCGCGCCGACCTCGACGCTGCGCAACCGGCCTACGACGCGCAGCGCACGCGCATGGCGTTCGTGCGCAACGGCGACGTGTTCGTGCGCGACCTGCGCAGCGGCGCGCTGACCCAGGTCACGCGCAGCAACGAAAAAGAATCGCGCCCGCAATGGAGCGGCGACGGCCACCTCGTGTTCCGCGTCGACAACAGCTGGTACCAGTGGCGCGCCGGCCAGGGCGTGAGCCAGGCCGCGCAACTCAAGGCCGAGAACGACCCGGCCAAGCCGCCCAAGGCCGATGCCCTGCGCGACTATCAACTGGCGACCATCCGCACCCTCAAGGACGATCGCGACAAGCGCGAAGCGGCGCGCGAACAGGACGAGGCCTGGCGCCGCGCCGACGGCAGCCGCGCGCCCGCGCCGGTGTACCTGGGCAGCGATGTCGAAATCGCCGACAGCGCGCTCTCGCCCGACGGACGCTGGATGCTGGCCGTCACCCAGGCCAAGAACGGCGACGCCGGCCAGGGCGGCAAGATGCCCAAGTACGTGACCGAATCGGGTTACGAGGAATTCGAGGAAGTGCGCACCCGCGTCGGCCGCAACGCGCCGCTGCCGCAGAAGCTGTGGCTGATCGACGTGGCCGCCGGCAAGGTCAGCGAACTCAAGTACAGCAACTTGCCCGGCATCGGCGAGGATCCGCTCGCGGCGATGCGCAAGGCCGCCAAGCAAGACCCGCTCAAGGGCGATCGCGCGGTGCGCATCGAAACCGACGGCGACGGCAGCGGCCCGGCGATCCGCTGGAGCGACGACGGCCGCCAGGTCGCGGTGCTGGTGCGCGCGGTCGACAACAAGGACCGCTGGCTGACCACGGTCGACCTGGCCAAGGCCGCGCTGGTGGTGCGCAACCGCAGCAGCGATCCGGCCTGGGTCGGCTGGAACACCACCGACTTCGGCTGGATGCCGGCCGCCGGCAACGCCGCGGCCACCCTGTGGTGGGTGTCCGAGCAGAGCGGCTACGCGCACCTCTACCTCGGCGAAGGCAACGGCGCCGGCCGCGCGCTGACGTCGGGGCGTTGGGAAGTGTCCTCGCCCACGCTCAGCGCCGACGGCCGCGGCTTCTACTTCCTGTGCAACCGCAAGTGGCCGGGCGACTACGAAGTCTGCGCGGTCGACCGCGGCGGCGGCGCGGTGCGCGAGGTCACTGCGCTGGACGGCGTCGAGGATTTCACGCTTTCGCCCGACGGCCAGCGTTTGCTGCTGCGCTACTCGTCCAGCTACATGCCCGCGCAACTGGCGGTGATCGGCAGCGACGGCGAGGGCCTGAGCAAGCTCACCGACACCCGCAAGCCGGAATTCAAGAACCGCGAGTGGATCCAGCCCGAATTCGTGCAGGTGCCGTCCAAGCACGGCGCCGGCACGATCTGGGGCAAGTTCTACGGCCCCAAGAACTACGAACCGGGCAAGAAGTACCCGATCGTGATGTTCGTGCACGGCGCCGGCTACCTGCAGAACGTCACCGCGCGTTACCCGAACTATTTCCGCGAGCAGATGTTCCATAACCTGCTGGTGCAGCAGGGCTACGTGGTGCTGGACCTGGACTACCGCGCCAGCGCCGGCCTGGGCCGCGACTGGCGCACCGCGATCTACCGCCAGATGGGCCATCCGGAGCTCGAGGACTATCTGGACGGCCGCGACTGGCTGATCGAGCACAAGCAGGGCGACGGCGACCGCGCCGGCATCTACGGCGGCTCCTACGGCGGCTTCATGACCTTCATGGCGCTGTTCCGCGAACCGGGCAAGTTCAAGGCCGGCGCCGCGCTGCGCCCCGTCACCGACTGGTCGCAGTACAACCACGAGTACACCTCCAACATCCTCAACACGCCCGAGCTGGATCCGGAGGCTTACAAGAAGTCCTCGCCGATCGAATACGCCGGCGGCCTGCAGGATCATCTGCTGATCGCCCACGGCATGATCGACGACAACGTGTTCTTCAAGGACTCGGTGATGCTGTCGCAGCGTCTGATCGAACTGCGCAAGGACAAGTGGGAACTCGCGCCCTACCCGCTGGAACGCCACGGATTCACCCATCCGGACAGCTGGTACGACGAGTACCGCCGCATCTATGAGCTGTTCGAGCGCAGCTTGAAGTAA
- a CDS encoding S9 family peptidase, whose protein sequence is MRHATQFLFCTLVCCSLAPDTRAQGAAPTPITLTQAMADPDWIGPPVEQAWWAWDGHRVQYRLKRAGATVRDTWQLDERAQAPAARVDGAALADLDAAAPVYDAARQRMAFVRNGDVFVRDLRSGALTQLTRSLDAEARPRWSRDGQLAFSRGHDWYRWSAAQGVVQVASLKAELDPAAAPKPDDLRERQLATLRTLRDDRAQREHQREQDEAWRRDDPSRAPPPTYLGDGVEIVDSALSPDARWLLAVTEPKDADRGRRGQMPLYVTESGYEEFEQARTRVGRNAPPPQTLWLIETANGRVREIAYAPLPGIAEDPLAAMRKAAGLAPLKGERAVRIGTGGVRPESGIRWSEDGRHAAVLVRAVDNKDRWIASIAPERASLQPRHRLTDPAWINWNFNDFGWTADGALWFLSEHSGYSHLYLSEGDGQPRALTSGRWEASAPSLSADGRRFYFVCNRAWPGDYEVCAVDRDGGTVREITALDGVEDFALSPDGGRLVVRHSSSHTPPQLSTLTTDGSGLRALTDTRTPEFKQRQWARPEYVRIPSRHGAEPIWGKYYGPHDPQPGRKYPVVVFVHGAGYLQNVSARYPNYFREQMFHHLLVQQGYIVLDLDYRASEGYGRDWRTAIYRQMGHPEVEDYLDGLDWLVTHKQGDRDRAGIYGGSYGGFVTFMTLFRKPGVFKAGAALRPPTDLQQYNHEYTSNVLNTPELDPQAYAKSSPIGYAEGLQDHLLIAHGVIDDNVFYRDPIMLAQRLIELRKDKWELASYPLERHSFVRSDSWYDQYRRIYELFERTVK, encoded by the coding sequence ATGCGCCACGCAACGCAGTTTCTGTTCTGCACGCTGGTCTGCTGCTCGCTCGCACCCGACACCCGCGCGCAGGGCGCGGCGCCCACGCCGATCACCCTGACCCAGGCGATGGCCGATCCGGACTGGATCGGGCCGCCGGTCGAACAGGCGTGGTGGGCCTGGGACGGGCACCGCGTGCAGTACCGGCTCAAGCGCGCGGGCGCGACGGTGCGCGACACCTGGCAACTCGACGAGCGCGCGCAGGCGCCGGCCGCGCGCGTGGACGGCGCCGCGCTGGCCGACCTCGACGCCGCCGCGCCGGTCTACGACGCGGCGCGTCAACGCATGGCCTTCGTGCGCAACGGCGACGTGTTCGTGCGCGATCTGCGCAGTGGCGCGCTGACCCAACTCACCCGCAGCCTGGACGCCGAGGCCCGGCCGCGCTGGAGTCGCGACGGCCAACTCGCTTTCAGCCGCGGCCACGACTGGTACCGCTGGAGCGCGGCCCAGGGCGTGGTCCAGGTCGCCTCGCTGAAGGCCGAGCTAGACCCCGCCGCCGCCCCCAAGCCCGACGACCTGCGCGAACGCCAGCTCGCGACCCTGCGCACCCTGCGCGACGATCGCGCCCAGCGCGAACACCAACGCGAACAAGACGAAGCCTGGCGCCGCGACGATCCCAGCCGCGCGCCGCCGCCGACCTATCTCGGCGACGGGGTCGAGATCGTCGACAGCGCCCTGTCGCCGGATGCGCGCTGGCTGCTGGCCGTGACCGAGCCCAAGGACGCCGATCGCGGGCGCCGCGGCCAGATGCCGCTGTACGTGACCGAGTCGGGCTACGAAGAATTCGAGCAGGCGCGCACCCGGGTCGGCCGCAACGCGCCGCCGCCCCAGACGCTGTGGCTGATCGAAACCGCCAACGGCCGCGTGCGCGAGATCGCCTACGCGCCCCTGCCCGGCATCGCGGAGGATCCGCTCGCCGCCATGCGCAAAGCCGCGGGACTGGCCCCGCTTAAGGGCGAGCGCGCGGTGCGCATCGGCACGGGCGGCGTGCGCCCGGAATCCGGCATCCGTTGGAGCGAAGACGGCCGGCACGCCGCGGTGCTGGTGCGCGCAGTCGACAACAAGGACCGCTGGATCGCCAGCATCGCGCCGGAGCGCGCCAGCCTGCAGCCGCGCCATCGCCTGACCGACCCGGCCTGGATCAACTGGAACTTCAACGACTTCGGCTGGACCGCCGACGGCGCGCTGTGGTTCCTGTCCGAGCACAGCGGTTACTCGCACCTCTACCTGAGCGAAGGCGACGGCCAGCCGCGCGCGCTGACGTCGGGCCGTTGGGAGGCCTCCGCCCCCAGCCTGAGCGCCGATGGGCGTCGCTTCTACTTCGTCTGCAACCGCGCCTGGCCGGGCGACTACGAGGTCTGCGCGGTCGATCGCGACGGCGGCACGGTACGCGAGATCACCGCTCTGGACGGCGTGGAGGATTTCGCGCTCTCGCCCGACGGCGGCCGCCTGGTGGTGCGTCACTCCTCCAGCCACACACCGCCGCAGCTGTCGACCCTGACCACCGACGGCAGCGGCCTGCGCGCGCTGACCGACACCCGCACGCCGGAATTCAAGCAACGCCAATGGGCGCGGCCCGAATACGTGCGGATTCCCTCCCGGCACGGCGCCGAGCCGATCTGGGGCAAGTACTACGGCCCGCACGACCCGCAGCCCGGCCGCAAGTACCCGGTGGTGGTGTTCGTGCACGGCGCCGGCTACTTGCAGAACGTGTCGGCGCGCTATCCCAACTACTTCCGCGAACAGATGTTCCATCACCTGCTGGTGCAGCAGGGCTACATCGTGCTCGACCTCGACTACCGCGCCTCGGAAGGCTACGGCCGCGACTGGCGCACCGCGATCTACCGCCAGATGGGTCACCCCGAAGTGGAGGACTACCTCGACGGCCTGGACTGGCTGGTGACGCACAAGCAGGGCGATCGCGACCGCGCCGGCATCTACGGCGGCTCCTACGGCGGCTTCGTGACCTTCATGACCCTGTTCCGCAAGCCCGGCGTGTTCAAGGCCGGCGCCGCGCTGCGTCCGCCGACCGACCTGCAGCAGTACAACCACGAATACACCTCCAACGTGCTCAACACGCCCGAGCTGGACCCGCAGGCCTACGCCAAGTCCTCGCCGATCGGCTACGCCGAAGGCCTGCAGGACCACCTGCTGATCGCCCATGGCGTGATCGACGACAACGTGTTCTACCGCGACCCGATCATGCTGGCGCAGCGTCTGATCGAACTGCGAAAGGACAAATGGGAGCTGGCCAGCTATCCGCTGGAACGCCACAGCTTCGTGCGCTCCGACAGCTGGTACGACCAGTACCGCCGCATCTATGAGCTGTTCGAGCGCACGGTGAAGTAA
- the hemF gene encoding oxygen-dependent coproporphyrinogen oxidase — protein sequence MSDFDRVRDYLTGLQDRICAAIEQADGGASFVEDVWQRAEGGGGRTRILRGGRVFEQAGIGFSDVSGTRLPPSATAARPELAGASWRAVGVSLVFHPLNPYLPTTHANVRHFRAMRDGETVAWWFGGGFDLTPFYPYDDDVRHWHRTARELCEPFGGAERYAAHKRWCDEYFFLKHRNETRGVGGLFFDDLHGDFERDFAYQRAVGDGFLDAYLPLIERRRDTPFGERERQFQLYRRGRYVEFNLVLDRGTLFGLQSGGRTESILMSLPPLVRWEYGYTPEEDSAEARLAEYLVPRDWLGEASA from the coding sequence ATGAGCGATTTCGACCGCGTACGCGACTATCTCACCGGCCTGCAGGACCGCATCTGCGCCGCCATCGAACAGGCCGACGGCGGCGCATCCTTCGTCGAGGACGTCTGGCAGCGCGCCGAAGGCGGCGGCGGGCGCACCCGCATCCTGCGCGGCGGCCGCGTGTTCGAACAGGCCGGCATCGGCTTCTCCGACGTCTCCGGCACCCGGCTGCCGCCGTCGGCGACCGCGGCGCGGCCGGAACTGGCGGGCGCGTCCTGGCGCGCGGTGGGCGTGTCGCTGGTGTTCCACCCGCTCAACCCCTACCTGCCGACCACCCACGCCAACGTGCGCCACTTCCGCGCCATGCGCGACGGCGAAACCGTGGCCTGGTGGTTCGGCGGCGGTTTCGACCTGACCCCGTTCTACCCCTACGACGACGACGTGCGCCACTGGCACCGCACCGCGCGCGAGCTGTGCGAGCCGTTCGGCGGCGCCGAGCGCTACGCCGCGCACAAGCGCTGGTGCGACGAGTACTTCTTCCTCAAGCACCGCAACGAGACCCGCGGCGTCGGCGGCCTGTTCTTCGACGACCTGCACGGCGACTTCGAGCGCGACTTCGCCTATCAGCGCGCGGTCGGCGACGGCTTCCTCGACGCTTACCTGCCCTTGATCGAACGCCGCCGCGACACGCCCTTCGGCGAGCGCGAACGCCAGTTCCAGCTCTACCGGCGCGGCCGCTACGTCGAGTTCAACCTGGTGCTGGACCGCGGCACCCTGTTCGGCCTGCAGTCGGGCGGACGCACCGAATCGATCCTGATGAGCCTGCCGCCGCTGGTGCGCTGGGAATACGGCTATACGCCGGAGGAAGACAGCGCCGAGGCGCGTCTGGCCGAGTACCTGGTGCCGCGCGATTGGTTGGGCGAGGCATCGGCTTAG
- a CDS encoding YetF domain-containing protein, protein MSEAFELSMPWWQYVIRACVVYFVLLAMIRLSGKRTMGQFTSFDMLLIVLLGNAVQNALLGTDTTVGGGLILAATLMLLNWGVGYLTSRSDRIERALEGVPVVLARDGHVYREVLRRELVSRADFHKAMRENNCAEIDQIGLAMLETNGHITILLRGDRA, encoded by the coding sequence GTGTCCGAAGCCTTCGAACTGTCGATGCCCTGGTGGCAGTACGTGATCCGCGCCTGCGTCGTCTACTTCGTGCTGCTGGCGATGATCCGCCTGTCCGGCAAGCGCACCATGGGCCAGTTCACCTCCTTCGACATGCTGCTGATCGTGCTGCTGGGCAACGCGGTGCAGAACGCCCTGCTCGGCACCGACACCACGGTCGGCGGCGGCCTGATCCTGGCCGCGACACTGATGCTGTTGAACTGGGGCGTGGGCTACCTCACCTCGCGCAGCGACCGCATCGAGCGCGCGCTGGAGGGCGTGCCGGTGGTGCTGGCGCGCGACGGCCACGTCTATCGCGAGGTGCTGCGGCGCGAACTGGTCAGCCGCGCCGATTTCCACAAGGCCATGCGCGAGAACAACTGCGCCGAGATCGACCAGATCGGCCTGGCGATGCTGGAGACCAATGGGCACATCACGATCTTGCTCAGGGGCGACCGGGCTTAG